A window from Malassezia restricta chromosome I, complete sequence encodes these proteins:
- a CDS encoding pyruvate dehydrogenase protein X component, mitochondrial precursor → MSLLAPVSRILRMGRSAVQVARMSTSLPRAAFKEFTMPAMSPTMEHGNLGQWKVSEGDTFSAGDIILEVETDKAMMDVEAQDDGVMARIVVPSGTKDVPVNDLIAWLAEEGDDLSQVPETKGASQPPRDAPKGAAEDAPKQAPTPASSERKNEVPHGTDTVHVTKPTFPSVLRLAHERGISEPEKVIQGTGRHGMITKGDVLAYLGDIKSAYGTAQVHHTTMSELSGAKRDGAHAQASQPAYTPLSASEHRRLVVAGLASLGTAPRTPAPPATYAAVLEGYGAPKAPAPPRPSTAASALAAFYEKL, encoded by the coding sequence ATGAGCCTGCTGGCCCCTGTGAGCCGCATCTTGCGCATGGGCCGAAGCGCCGTGCAAGTGGCGCGTatgagcacgtcgctgccgcgtgCTGCGTTTAAGGAATTCACGATGCCAGCTATGAGCCCGACGATGGAGCATGGCAACCTCGGCCAGTGGAAGGTGAGCGAGGGCGATACCTTTTCGGCAGGTGACATCATTTTGGAAGTCGAGACGGACAAGGCCATGATGGATGTCGAGGCACAGGACGATGGTGTGATGGCGCGCATTGTGGTGCCCTCTGGCACGAAGGACGTGCCCGTGAATGACCTGATTGCCTGGCTGGCCGAGGAGGGCGATGACCTCTCACAGGTGCCTGAGACCAAGGGCGCCTCTCAGCCaccgcgcgacgcacccAAGGGTGCGGCGGAGGACGCGCCGAAGCAGGCACCTACGCCTgcgtcgagcgagcgcaAGAACGAGGTGCCGCACGGCACAGATACGGTGCATGTGACCAAGCCCACGTTCCCGtcggtgctgcgcctcgcacATGAACGCGGCATCTCCGAGCCGGAAAAAGTGATCCAAGGCACAGGCCGGCATGGCATGATCACCAAAGGTGATGTGCTGGCGTACCTGGGCGATATCAAGTCGGCCtacggcacggcgcaggTGCACCATACGACCATGTCGGAGCTGAGCGGTGCGAAGCGAGACGGAGCTCACGCCCAGGCATCTCAGCCCGCCTACACGCCCCTGAGTGCATCAGAACATCGCCGACTCGTCGTAGCCGGCCTCGCGTCGCTCGgcaccgcgccgcgcacgccggCACCGCCCGCGACCTACGctgccgtgctcgagggCTACGGCGCGCCCAAGGCGCCTGCACCACCGCGCCCATCGACCGCCGCTTCGGCGCTCGCTGCCTTTTATGAAAAGCTATAG
- a CDS encoding ubiquinone biosynthesis monooxygenase Coq7 → MLRLVWRMPRSGWRSIPSSMRHFQTENLASDAFTKTSANHAERLAKSKRFIAALSPADRRVVASMLRVDHAGEIAANTIYEAQADVFGFLGKQATKKLMLEMWDNERKHLASACAMLDEYNTRPSALTPAWALAGRILGGATALMGEKSAMACTEAVETVIGEHYDDQLLHLEHIGETLSREYQGKQAEELKEILTLLRNVLMEFRDDELEHLDTAVEHDSQQAPAHALLAAVVEYGCKGAIEIAKRI, encoded by the exons ATGCTCCGATTGGTGTGGCGAATGCCACGCAGTGGGTGGCGCAGCATACCAAGTAGTATGCGACACTTTCAAACTGAGAATCTGGCATCGGACGCTTTCACAAAAACGTCGGCCAATCATGCAGAGAGATTAGCTAAATCGAAACGCTTTATCGCGGCTCTATCACCAGCTGATAGGCGTGTGGTGGCATCCATGCTACGTGTAGACCACGCAGGAGAGATTGCGGCGAATACGATTTACGAGGCGCAAGCCGATGTTTTTGGATTTTTGGGAAAGCAAGCGACGAAGAAGCTCATGTTGGAAATGTGGGACAATGAGCGCAAACATCTTGCATCGGCATGTGCCATGCTAGATGAATATAATACGCGGCCATCAGCTCTTACTCCAGCTTGGGCATTAGCTGGGCGCATCCTTGGTGGCGCTACGGCACTGATGGGTGAAAAGAGTGCCATGGCATGTACAGAGGCTGTTGAGACAGTCATTGGCGAACATTATGATGA CCAGTTGCTTCATTTGGAGCACATTGGAGAAACGCTGTCGCGCGAATACCAAGGCAAGCAAGCTGAAGAGCTCAAAGAGATTCTTACGCTCCTACGTAATGTCTTGATGGAGTTTCGGGATGATGAACTGGAGCATCTCGATACCGCTGTTGAGCATGATTCGCAGCAGGCACCCGCGCATGCATTACTGGCGGCCGTTGTCGAATATGGTTGCAAGGGAGCGATCGAGATTGCCAAGCGCATCTAG
- a CDS encoding homeobox domain protein — MGFVPGSMKSDIPANSYPYDDLQNKESPNYAGSVSSEASSDNASVDHGAEESYSSTPQNNQSKGNGKRARKLLTEEQSRVLHDLLRRTSFPSTQVRQEVAAQLGLSPRKVQVFFQNKRQKQRKKSTLSMPTQVKMTESQRMLQARSAEASPVQQNDTYPRNLSPLSQTQLHGDIRDVTPSISLNTNTSPPSIQHYHPPHSLPFKWPHSYSEPRRAFERPYWHESRYDRKDFNASGFFKASPDLTTSRSTPPYTRELYMNQNASRILPPIVSNIRTSNTKLPSIDEVVSRAPY, encoded by the coding sequence ATGGGTTTCGTCCCAGGGAGTATGAAAAGTGATATTCCGGCAAATTCATACCCATATGACGACTTACAAAACAAGGAGTCACCTAATTACGCTGGTTCAGTATCCTCAGAGGCTTCCTCAGACAACGCCTCGGTAGATCACGGTGCCGAAGAATCTTACTCCTCGACCCCACAAAATAATCAATCAAAAGGAAATGGTAAACGCGCCAGAAAATTGTTAACGGAAGAGCAGAGTCGTGTCTTGCACGATCTCCTGCGACGAACTAGTTTTCCGTCAACACAAGTCCGTCAGGAAGTAGCTGCTCAGCTGGGGCTTTCTCCCCGAAAGGTTCAGGTCTTTTTTCAAAACAAGAGACAAAAGCAACGAAAGAAGTCTACCTTGTCAATGCCGACTCAGGTCAAAATGACTGAGAGCCAACGCATGTTGCAGGCGCGTAGTGCTGAAGCGAGCCCTGTTCAACAAAATGACACCTATCCTCGTAACTTATCTCCTCTGTCACAAACTCAACTTCATGGAGACATTCGCGACGTGACCCCCTCTATATCTTTGAACACGAACACTTCGCCCCCCAGCATTCAGCATTATCATCCCCCGCACTCACTCCCGTTTAAGTGGCCACATTCTTATTCAGAACCTCGACGTGCTTTTGAACGACCTTATTGGCATGAATCTCGGTATGATCGCAAAGACTTTAATGCATCTGGCTTCTTCAAGGCGAGTCCAGACTTGACTACTTCACGCTCGACCCCCCCTTATACCCGTGAGCTTTATATGAATCAGAACGCCTCACGAATTTTGCCACCCATTGTATCTAATATTCGAACAAGCAACACAAAACTGCCCAGCATTGATGAGGTTGTGTCTCGGGCACCATACTGA
- a CDS encoding 2-(3-amino-3-carboxypropyl)histidine synthase: MSDASHPKRRYTRPATGDAGPVFGGIPASVLEDPLLNGAIDSLLPRHYNFEIHKTVHQIRQYQVTCVALQMPEGLTMWATAIADIIERFTGAQSVIMGDVTYGACCVDDYTAMALGCDMLVHYGHSCLVPVDQTMIRTLYVFVEIHVDTTHLYHTIRANFPSECARFRDRVLTTPQEQATRPAVAVDVPAPSRPTHLAVVGTIQFIGAIQAIRDALTSENDAAPAAIGAGDDTEEPVKQGPYRISVPQIKPLSPGEILGCTSPKLDASDVDGVLYVGDGRFHLESIMIANPRIPAFRYDPYTKRLQRELYDHTEMRRLRKQAIRDAQATLDHPAPATQGAWGLVLGTLGRQGSHKVLDYLRTSLQDRHAHIPHVPILLSELSPQKVELFGEHLSVLVQTSCPRLSIDWGSAFPRPLLSPYEAAVALGRTPPWDDAPRDLGLARYPASQAAPDDAAKHDYPMDFYANASLGPWTPRHGLGSIRKAGRNHRALLQALGLGPPRPPAAQTAPR, translated from the coding sequence ATGAGCGACGCATCGCATCCCAAGCGGCGGTATACACGCCCGGCGACAGGTGATGCGGGCCCTGTCTTTGGTGGTATTCCGGCATCTGTGCTGGAAGATCCGCTTCTCAACGGCGCGATTGACAGTCTACTGCCGAGGCACTACAACTTTGAGATTCATAAAACGGTCCACCAAATCCGCCAGTACCAAGTCACCTGTGTGGCGCTACAGATGCCAGAGGGACTGACCATGTGGGCGACAGCTATTGCAGACATTATTGAGCGGTTTACAGGTGCACAATCTGTGATTATGGGTGACGTGACGTATGGTGCGTGTTGTGTAGATGACTACACGGCTATGGCATTGGGATGCGATATGTTGGTGCACTATGGCCACAGTTGCCTGGTGCCTGTCGACCAAACGATGATCCGTACGCTCTATGTGTTTGTCGAGATCCATGTGGATACCACACATCTGTACCACACGATTCGTGCCAACTTCCCGAGTGAGTGTGCTCGCTTCCGGGACCGGGTATTGACGACCCCACAAGAGCAGGCCACCCGGCCCGCCGTGGCGGTGGACGTGCCTGCGCCATCGAGGCCAACGCACTTGGCAGTCGTCGGCACCATCCAGTTTATTGGTGCTATCCAAGCGATTCGTGATGCGCTTACGTCGGAGAacgacgcggcgcctgctgcgATCGGCGCAGGGGACGACACCGAGGAGCCCGTGAAGCAGGGGCCCTACCGAATCAGTGTCCCGCAGATCAAGCCCCTCAGTCCTGGCGAGATATTAGGATGCACGTCTCCCAAGCTCGATGCCTCGGACGTGGATGGTGTGCTGTATGTGGGCGACGGACGATTCCATCTCGAGTCGATCATGATTGCGAACCCGCGGATCCCTGCTTTCCGCTATGATCCGTATACGAAGCGACTCCAGCGGGAGCTGTATGATCACACAGAGATGCGCCGTCTGCGCAAGCAGGCCATTCGGGACGCGCAAGCCACACTGGATCACcctgcgccagcgacgcaagGTGCATGGGGACTTGTGCTCGGTACGCTAGGGCGGCAAGGCAGTCACAAGGTGCTGGACTATCTGCGCACGTCTCTGCAGGACCGGCACGCCCATATACCCCACGTTCCGATCCTCCTGTCGGAACTGTCGCCACAAAAAGTCGAGTTGTTTGGCGAGCACCTATCTGTGCTTGTGCAGACGAGCTGTCCGCGCCTCTCGATTGACTGGGGCTCCGCCTTTCCGCGCCCTTTGCTAAGCCCCTACGAGGCGGCTGTAGCCCTaggccgcacgccgccctgggacgacgcgcctcgcgacCTGGGTCTCGCTCGGTACCCTGCCTCGCAGGCCGCgcccgacgacgccgcgaAGCACGACTACCCGATGGACTTTTACGCGAATGCCTCGCTGGGACCGTGGACGccgcgccatggcctcggTTCGATTCGCAAGGCCGGACGCAACCACCGCGCCCTGCTCCAGGCCTTGGGCCTCGGcccgccgcggccgcccgCCGCCCAGACCGCCCCTCGCTAG